The nucleotide sequence GACTAGCTTGACTGCCTGCCCGACTCAACAACTTTGCCCCCAGGGGGCCCACTATCTCTACGCCAGTTTACAGGGGAGCTTGCTCAAGACGAATAccacaaatattttattacatGTTATATTATTTGACGGATTTCACTTAAACATGTTACGCCTTTAAAGTGGCTTGTTCAATCTGTAAGTTCTTCTTTCAATCACTTTAACAGTAGCCATATGATACTTGCTTAAACCTTCACTAAATGActggatttattttaaaaagtaatgGCAATCttaatatatttgaaaacatcttagttttttatttaatatattaattcaCCTGGTTTTTATGGATTGCCATATATTTAATTCACTTAATTAATCGAAGCTTAATATAATATGTCATATGAACAAAATCAGCCTCTTTGGAGTATAAACTACCATCTACCATCTCTtattaaacatataaataaaaacttaagGCTAATTAATACGAGTTTTGCTAATTAATTTCTGAAAATAAAAGATACAAATGTAGTTTGTCGGAACCAATGACATGGCTCATTTGAATATAGGTTGAGTTACAGGGTTTTCACTGTTTTTGTATCTTGTAGCTATCGTTCGCTGCTCCCCTCCGGAGCGTGAAAGTGAAATGCAAAAGTGATTTGATGCGAGTATAgctgtgtgtttgtgtgcaCCTGCTGCTGGCTGTTTTAGAGTGCCTAATCGAATCTGGAGGAGCTTCCTCGGCGCTGGGAGCCATTAATCGCGGcttgttatcaaaagcggcgAACACGATTCCGAAGTGGCCAAAAGGTAGAGAGTGCAGCAGGGAGCAGGGTGTTATGCAGATGCTGCCACGGGGAAAACATCAAATTTGCATTACGAGTTTGactttcttttcattttcgCCCAGAAAATTGCACAAGGGGGTGGTTTGGGCGGCCTGGGTGGCTTGTTTGTTATGTAACTCCTCCGCTTGTCGACATTTTTTGGCTGGCACAATTAATTTAAGCACAGTTTTAATTGAATTGCATCGCCGCccgcggcagcagcagcagccataTGTGGCACccactctctctctcgctGCAAAGTTCTCTAGGTCCTCTCTCTTACCCTATTTTTCCCCCCATTTCTCGCTCTCTTCTCGGCCCCATGCAGACTTCTCTCGTGCAGACACAGAAGTCGTGGTTTCCCCAGCGATATAGTGAGAGCATAAATTAGTGCGacttttagttttaattgcCGCCCGCAATACGCGTCAAGTGTCTCCGAAGGAAGCCAGCACACCCAACTTCCCTTAATACGTATACACCATCCTGTGCATTAATAATAAAAGCCTGGGCCAAGTCAGGAAACCCCAGGAACTAATTATGCAATAatagtataaaagtaattTGTGCTTCTTGTGCATGCATTTCCCGTGAATCCAGAAGCGCGTGTGGCTTACTCAAAATTCCCCCGACTTGTAGGGCCTATGCTATGTGTTACATAGCATATTTATTGAATAATCTATGAGTGCTATCCGGAGGTGAAGGTTCCACGTACCACTCAACCCCGGATACGGACACCGACACCGAAAAGCTCTTCTGCCCCGTTCTCATACGTCAGCAAGTAAATAAGGCGCCAATGTCGTCCCACGTTGTGATTTCATGCTGTTTTTCGCCCCTCCTCATTTTCCGCATTTCCACGCGCCTCGCAACGCAGGCCCATCGagaagaaaattaaaaatagtttacaAGTGCCGACAGCCGGGGTTTGGCTATGCCTAACATGcgaataataataacaaagcCAACTCGAGTCGAAGGAAAATCAATAGGCTTTGCGTTGTCAATATAATCGAGGGGTATTGCCAGTGATTCGCCTACTAAATGTGCCTCTGTCGGTCTTCCATTCGCAGGTTGAGGCCGGGGATGTCATCCTCAAAGTCAACGGAACGGATGTCCATCGCTACACAACGAAGGAAGGTGAGTTCTCGAGGGGTGGCAGTGGGATGGGGATGTAATGGATAAGAAAAGCTGTGAATAATTAACCAAAACATATTCCCAAACAGTTCTCAAATGCCTGCGCCTGTCGGAACAGCTGGTGACCTTGGAGCTGAAGCGAGGTAGGTGGAAATGTATATCAATCTTCAAGGATGCAAACTGGTTTCGAGCCAAACTGAACTGAATCAAACCAAACCAATCCAAACCTAACTGAAATAAACCGAATCAAACCAAACATCTTTACCAATGTCTTggatttttttcaattttttgtcAATGTTAATTGTAAATGACTAACTATAATTTGTATTATGTTGTATTGGgaagtaaaattaaatattttggaCTAGGAATCTGACAAAGTTATTTTTAGACGTCTGACTATATGTGAAATCACTTTTTAAACCTTTTTGTATAAAACCATAATTGGATGAAAGTTAAACTTTCTTATGGTTTAatagaaaaatgttttaacCAATATGGTTTCACAGGAAATAAGatgttaaaatataaatttctCTTATAATCCTTATCTGACGTCCATTTATTATAGATTGGTATttcccttttgaaaaataccattgttttattaaattcCTTTTACTTCTTTTTAGTTTGTTCAATAAATATAATCAATTACCCACCTTTGGTAATTTTGATCGGTTTGCATCATagaaaaacatattttatgaCCGATAAGTAATACTCTTTTCTCTCCCCAGATCCCAAGCTCAAGGCGCGGATCAAAGAGCAGCTGGCCAACACGCAGAGTCCGCACTATGTGGACATTGAGTCGCCAAACATTTACGACTATCACAGCAACAGCACCAACTCCTCGCCGAATCACCGGGCCAACGCCGGCGGAAAGGGGGCGGCGACGACCACGCCCTCTCAGAGCGGACTGCGCTACAAGTCGCCCACGCACTTGCCTTCGCTGCGGCAGAATTCATCGCCCCTGCTGGCGAGTGGATCAACCACAACCACAACCACCGCCACCCATACGCACACCCACAGTCGCAACTCCTCGGCCAGCTCCACCAAGATCAAGGTGGTGGAGACGAGCATCACCACCTCGACCACGGGCATAGTGGGACTTGCGTCACCCACCGGCagtgctggtggtggtgtttGTGGTGGGGAGGCCACCTCGCCCACCTTTCGTCCCTCTCGCATTCCACAAGCGCTGACCAAATGTGCCGTACCCAAACCCGTGCCCGTTCTCCATTCGCCCCAGAATAAACGGCCACGCCCCTCGCAGATTCCGACAAAAGCGGCGAACGGCAACGGGAACGGCCATACCGCCCAGCTGCCACCCCAATCGCTGCAGCACTCGAACAGCTACAGCGGCAGTCCGGTGACCAGGCAGCGGTTCACGGATAGGGAGCAGGAACGGGAGCCGGAACCGAACTCGGCGCCACCGCAGCCGGCGAAGGCGCCACGCTTTGAGGCTTATATGATGACCGGTGACCTGATCCTCAATCTGTCCCGGACACCGCAAACCAGCAATCCTTTGCCCGCCCAGGCCAAGAAGGTAGGGGAGCGATACATTGTAATCCGTATTTAAATCACCAAACTAAAATATTCTTTCCTTGCAGGTGGACAGCCTCCGGGATTCGCCCAGTCGCCTGGTTAACGCGCGTATCAATGGTGCATTAGCACCACGTGCCTCTGGTGAATCCTCGCCCACTTCCTCCTCCTCGGTAGACTCGCCCACCAACACCAGCTCGGATTCGGTGAAGCGCGAGGCGAAGTTGCTgcggaaacaacaacaacaacagcagcagcagcaacaacaacaacaacctcaccaacagcaacagcaacggGACAGCATCAACAACAGCTACAACCGCAAGGATTCGCTGACCAACGACACGCTGCTAATGTGCGAGGAGCTGGAGCCCGACGAGGAGGGCGAGTACGTCCTGGAGGAGGACAACAAACAGCAGCGACAACGCCAACAGCAGCATCGATACCGCCAGCAGCAAAACCAGCAACGCTACGAATACTACCAAAACGATGACGAGctggaggagcaggaggaggtGGAGGAACGTGAGGAGGATCAAACGCACTACGACATCACCAACATCGACACCTACCAGAGCGGAATGGGCCGTGGTGACGAGGATGACAGCGATCGGCAGTGTCTGGtggacgacgacgacgatgacGATGCCTACGACGAGGAGGAGAACGATGCCGGCGACGAGGATTACTCGACTAACTCGCTGGGCTCTGGTTCGGCCAAGCAGAGATTGCGGGCGCTTAAGCAACGGACCGCCACCCGCCAGCAGCAACGAAATCGGGATGCCGTCGACTGCGCCGGACGCTCCGGATCGGGATCTTCGTCCACCACGGTCAAGAGCGAGGCGGGCGGCCTGGGCCTGGACGAAACCTCCTTCTCAGTGCCAACCTCACCAATCTCGCTGTCGACGCCACTGATCGACAAGGAGACGGCCAACTCCGTGCCCACCAGCCCGGAGCCCAGTTCGCTAGTCCCGGAGTCGAGCAGTGGCGCTGGCGCCGGAGCAGTCGTGGTGCGCCGGCACAACGGGCATGTGGTGCGGAAGTGCGATGCCGCCGGTTTCCGCACCAGCAAGTCCGAGGACCATCTGCAGCAGATCCAGCGCGAGGGCATTGCCGCCGTGATACCCATCGACATTGATGAGGATGTGAATAGCTCGCTGAACACGCTGCTGGACACGCGTCAGGACTCCGAGGACTCGCAGGTGAGGCGTCGCCGGGCTTAGGCACTCCCACTCCACCCAGGATAGTCCGCCGCAATAGAGCTAGCGAACCGTCGAGCAGTCGAATTTTCCTTCCGCCAGATCTCCCCCAGAACACTCGACACTTGTAGTTGATGAGTTACTATCCCTGTTACGCTCCCCGTTCTCAAGTGCTTTTGTAGAGTACGGTTTTCGTTAACTGGTTTCTGTAGTCTGTTGTCTATTGTACATCTATGTGTTTTGCGTGTGTGTTAGCCATTGCATTGTTCTATAAGTCATTCCATACCATCTAATCTCATCCCTAGACCTAGACCCAAACCCACTGTTATTCTTGCTCACTTGTTACTTTGAACTTTTCTACTTAACTTAACTTACTTACTACTAAACTCTCTGTCTGTCTTACTCTCTTGTTTCGTATTTCTTTCTTTCGTTTTCTCGTTTCTCTGTTTCCTACTTTGACTCTTCTCGAATCGATTTGATATGCGCAATTCATTGTCCCCCGTGAGCTTTCTAGTCGATGGCCACTGTAATTGCAAACAACTCGCCACTGGCCTCGAACAACAACGAGGGCGAGCAGAACGAcaaccgcagcagcagcagcagctccagcGACAACAATaattgcagcagcagcaacaccagcgaACCAGCAACATCAACTGCAACAATCAcgactgcaactgcaacatcAACGAGAACGATGAATTGCAGCAGCAAATTAAACTATATTTTATGCAAAAAGGTTGCCATTTGCATAGTTGGCATGCTGATTAATGTGACTTTTGATTTTGGTTTCGTTTCGATTTTGCCACTTTTGATTTCTTGCCTGCGCTTGGAAAAGTTTTGTATGTAGAAGATGAGAGCCTCTCGCCACCAAACGCTTGTCCACAACGTACACACTCCACAACACACACCCAAGTTTCCGACACTCTCACACAGATCAGACACCGAACGCTTCCAGCACTCGGAAAATTGTTTAGGACTCCTCAGAGAGATTGGGCAACGGCAAATGGAAATTCGAGATCTGACAAATAATCCATAGAGCATAATATCGattaacaaaaattataaaatataaagaaaaaacCCTTGTTATTACTGTATCACTAATCTCTGGTTTGTTGCAAATCCTAGGCTTCGGATCGCGATCGGATCGTGTGGACCTATAATGCCCCACTGCAGCCGCACCAATTGGCGGCCCTCCAgagacagcagcaacagcaagaGCAGCAATtccaacagcaacagcagcaactccagcagcaacatcagcagcaactccagcagcaacaacagcagcagcaacaacaacagcaacagcagcaactcTACGGTCAGCAATCGCATTCAAATTCACATTCAAGTTCCATTAGTTCGTCGCCCCAGCACTCGGCTGTGGGCAGTCCGGCCTCGCCCACGTCGGTTTCCTCGTCGGTGATGTCCTCGTCGGGCTCCAAGGGCGCCCTGGGCCtgggcagcagcagcaacggTCCCATGGCCGCCgtgcagcaacaacagcagcagcgggAGCAGGGCGGCCAGGTCGCGCATCCGCCCAGCGGGATTCCCGGCCTGCTGAGCTGCCCAGGCGGCGGGCCCGGAAAcaatggtggtggtggaggcATTTGTGGTGGCGGTGGTGGTGGCAACAACGATCAGAGCGTCTCAGAAGCCATTTCGAATATATCTAGTCCCGACTACCAAGACGACGATAACTTATTAAGCTCTCGCGATATTCTAGGCGGCATGGTACTTAGCGATCCCAGTGACTCGGACTCAACCATTCTCGTCTCGGACGCGGCCGCCCAGCAGCGCCAGCAGCTCAAGCAGCAGTTGCGcgcccagcagcaacagcagagGGAGAGGGACAGGGAGCGGGAGAGGGATCGGGATCGGGACCGGGAACAGTCCGAGCACAAGGTGGTCATTCAAGTGCGGGGACTggacagcaacagcagcggcggcggcaacGGCCGCTCCGAAGAGGATGTGGTCACGCTGACGGAAGAGCCGCTGGGCACGATGGCCATTGGTATGCGGGACGCCTCGCCGCCCGTCTCCGACGATGGCAGCGATGTGGAGTCACTCCACTCATACCACTACTCGCCCAAGGCCGTGGACATGCCCTCGGCCATTCGCCTGGCCAAAAGACTGTACTCACTCGACGGTTTCAAGAAGAGTGATGTGTCGCGACACCTCAGCAAAAAGTGAGAAAGCATATCTTTAGTATGCAATTTTAAACCGTTGTTTAACTATATTTTCCCGCTATTTACAGCAATGACTTTAGTCGAGCGGTGGCCGATGAGTATCTGAAGCATTTCACCTTCGAGAAGAAGTCACTGGACCAAGCGCTGCGTGAGTTCCTGCAGCAGTTCTCACTGTCCGGCGAAACGCAGGAAAGGGAGCGGGTGCTGGTGCACTTTTCCAAGCGCTTCCTCGACTGCAATCCTGGCACCTTCAATTCGCAGGACGCCGTGCACACGCTGACCTGTGCCATAATGCTGCTGAATACGGACCTGCACGGCCAGAACATGAATCGCAAGATGAGCTGTGCGGAATTCGTCGACAACCTGGCGGATCtcaacgatggagagaacttTCCCAAGGATGTGCTCAAGTCGCTTTACCAGGCCATTAAGACCAAGCCGCTGGAGTGGGCACTGTAAGAGGTGTAAACTGTATTTACTATCATTTTCTAATCATAATTTATTGTTCCAGAGATGAAGAGGCGGGCGATCTGCAGCAGCAAAGAGCTAACAACAGTGCCCTAGGGAATGTGGGTCAGAATCCCTTCCTCGATCCCCCCGAACTGGCAACAGCTGTGGAGTACAAAAAAGGCTATGTGATGCGTAAATGCTGCTACGACAGCAGCTATAAGAAAAGTGAGATATATAATGATGTAATGGtagaaatttttatttactaatatccttttatctaGCTCCCTTTGGCAAGCGCTCCTGGAAGATGTTTTACTGCACTCTGCGTGATCTTGTGCTGTATTTGCATAAGGATGAGCACGGTTTTCGCAAAAGTCAAGTGAGTACAATGCTCTTCCCATGTGGGAACTATTAGTAACTTGCTACTATATCCACAGATGTCCGACAATCTGCACAATGCAATACGCATACATCACGCACTGGCCACCAAGGCCAACGACTACACAAAGAAGCAACATGTGTTCCGTCTGCAGACGGCCGACCAGGCCGAGTATCTGTTCCAGACCAGCGACTCCAAGGAGCTGCAGTCGTGGGTTGAGACGATCAATTATGTGTGCGCCGCTATTTCAGCGCCACCGCTCGAGGGCGGCGTGGGCAGTCAGAAGCGGTTCCAGCGTCCGCTCCTGCCCAGCAAACAGTCCAAGCTGCTGCTGGTGAGTACAGAAAGATAGTTACTCCGTGTACGATCAGATACTCATATTCTCATGGTGTTACAGAAGGAGCAGTTGGATTCGCACGAGGTGCAGCTGGCCCAGTTGGATCAAGAGCTGAACGAGCACAAGAAGGGTCCGATTCCCAGCAAGGGCTTGGCTCTGCAGAACTACAAGGAGAAGGAGAGCTACCTGCAGTACGAAGTAAGCTTCAACTATATACCTTTCGAACTGAATCGATTGCTAATTCAATTGATTTTGTGTACTCCAGCTGAGACGCTACCGCACCTATGTGAGCATCCTGAGCGCCAAGATGCTGGCTGACCAGCAGCAGCTGGAGTTGCAAGCACTGCAGCCGACTCCGGCGGCGCACGAGGAAGAGGCCGACACATTCCCAGTGGGCACCACCGCCTGCCCGCCAACCACGCCGCAAAGTATTAACCAGAAGGATCTGCagaaggagcagcagcagcaacagccaaCGAACAGGTACAGTCAGCAGCAGCGCCCCAGCGGCAGCAGCTCCTCGTCCGCCGGCCATGTGCAGCAGGACATTGGCTGACGCGTAATGGGAGTTTTCTCAGCTTGTGTGGTTTAAGCGATCGCTCCGATCCACTCGTTATATTCCGTTCATAATATCCTTAGCTATATGTTTTTTCTGTTCCTTTGCCGCTTTCGTTGTTATTTTGTGTTGAGCTTTCCCCAAGATTTCCCTTCTTCATTACTGTTGTGTTGTTCGTCCCGCAGAGCGCCCAGGATCTCAGTGTCGACCAATGTGGGTTGGCGCAAGCTACTCTGGGACTCCGTTTGCTGCGGTGTTTTGTTGTGTTGCTGGCATTACTGTGCTGTTATCACTGTTTTAACCTAATCCGTTCTCTGTGTAAATATATTTCGTGTGCGTTCCTTTCGTTTTGCATTTCGCATCGCCATCATAatgcccccacatccccacaAGTACAAGCTTTAATTTTGAATAGTTTTAACTACGATACGTATAACAATAACTGAATCCAGACTTAAGTGTTGCGCGTTGGCAATTAAAACCACGAGGAGACAGAGAGACCCCTAATGTAATTAGTTCTTATGTGAATAATGGTTTTATTTTGGATGCAACCACAACCACACAACATGCTGTGAAAACTCAATGAACAATTCATAATCGATAATTAGGAATTTAGAGACTCAAACGAGTGACCGTTTGGAAAGGATTTAAAGTCAAGATTCGAATAGTTAACTATAGAAAACCGTTTTTTGTAGCACTAGTAGTAATCCAAAGTTTTGGCGTTATATGTAtacaaacaacaaaaattatatttagaAACGAAATTGAACGAAGAATTGTAGAAAACACAAATGTGGTTCATTAGTAGCAAACGTTTACGTTTAAACCTAAGCTAGAGGCATTCTAAATATACATgcaaacaacataatcacaaACGAAAAATAGCATTAAACACGTTTTACAAAACCGCACACACATCCAGCAGATAGAGATACAATTTTAAGTAGACAGAATCAATTAAGCCATTCCACACCCACACAAGACACGATACTGCACTAATTGCTGGTGGTTACACCGATGTACCATATAAGACTCATGCTAACCCGACgacatttggtgaccccgacccCTAGGTGAACCCAAAGCAGTTGCCGTTACTCGTTGCCCGTTTGCCATTTCGTTATCCCGTTCAAATGCGTTGCTACGTTCCACCCAAATGCAATGTCACAAGTGAAAAGCAAAACCCAAATGGAAGAATTCTTCAATCTTACAGATGGTTCGATGTCTTCTGCTGCTGTAGCCCACTCTGGCGGCACTTGATCCATTCGAAAAGCCATTAACCAACTTAGTCTCTTGCCAAGATTTAGCATCAGCCACAGCACAGTCCACGAAGCACCGCGCCAGAGGCTAGTGATCCGCTCCAAGAGGTGCTCCTTGTAAATGCCCCGACCCGTACTGACCGCCTGTCTTAAATGTGAGCAGGCCGAGGCCAAATCTCAATGTTAATTGTTAACTCTTCAGTGTCTAGCTTGGCTTAGTGCGAACCTATACGAATATCCACCATCTGACACCCCGTTTTTCGTTTCAAAATCCACGATTGCTAACCTCGCTTATCGTTCTACACTTGCAGAAAAGAGAagaaaaagaaataattaagttttatttcGCTCTTGATTTCGATCATTTCAAAACTCGCATACCAACACACACACCTTCACCACAATCCCCGCCTTCTGGCCATTGGTAAGTGCCACGCACAGTTTGAAATTGTCAGCTATTCGACTTAAGCATGTAACTTATGTTTTCTCTTCCCACCAGAGCAGCAGGCGATTGAATGAATGAATTTGAATAGAATACTCCGAAATGCCAGGCTGCCTCCGCCGGGAATACAGACAGATCAGATTCACAGATCCACAGAACCACTCACCCACTCGCATACTCTGCACCACTCACGCCACACCCACCCACTTACACTCAAGCGTTGCGGCTGTGCCGTGCATGCCACAGAAGAAATTCGGAATTTGTGCACTTTCAATTACTTGAAACCCCAACATGGGGGCTAAATGGGAGAACATTTGAGACAATTAGACTACCAACACGATAATTAACGAGGGAAAGTTTTACGTTTGAAGGTCGTTCATCAGAAGGTATCGGCACTATCTCGAATTCGAGCATTTGATATCATAAGTATGAAGCTACTTATCCATAAGCGGCTACTCGAAATCGGTTTCACCTGAGTTGAAGCTATACAATCTATTCGATtcgaatttgaatttgaattatCGTTCATGTTTGCTTCGCCAAAGATTCTGCTGGACGGCTGCTTAGGAGCGAGAATGAATACTGCTTATACACATAGACTTATTATTACAAGAGTTGATAAACAATACTTACATCATTACCTATGCTATCATTATAaatgataaaaataaattataaattattgaaCAATATCTCTACGCAACTAGAAGATGGAGAACATCGGCAGTAACAATAACACAATGAAAACGAGGACAAGAGCATTAGCATTAAATCTAAGCAATTACAACCATACCACGTACGACTTGTTTTTGGTCTTTTGCGATACATTATCACATTATCTGTGTAGGTACACTTACTCTAATATTATGTACggattaatatatttatttaaacactTATCGGTTGATTACGCGACATGTCCATGTAGCTAGAATATGAAATTGATATCGATTACGGGGTAAAGAGAGACAAGGAGgaatcaataaatttaaatacatcatatatttttgaatatattATCATTATTGTATTGTGTAATTATGTAAATGCAGATTATATAACAttgtttataataatttttaacaaTTCTACTGAAACGGCAATAAATTCGAGCAAACAAACTAACTAAAAAGTGAAAGCAACTTGCCTGCAAACCAAGCGCCTAAATGTATGCatattgtatatttatttagtcaaacattttaactgGCTTACGAGGGCATCACTTAGTTTTAAAAGCATatacacatatacatatatgaacaatatatagtatatatatgaATGCTCATGTGAGCAACCAAACAATTACGATATGAATCATTAAATACTTCCGAAAGCATTAAACCCGTGCCGTTTGACTTTAATCCTCCGTCTTGAAAGTGAACGAAGTGTCCGTCTCCACCAGCATATTCTCCAAACGCAAGCTCAGCAGGCGTCGCTGCAGATCCACCTTTACCACCGATGCCACTATGCGATCGCCGATGCTCAGCTCGCTGTTTTTCATGTGACTGTTGTGTATAAGGCCATCCCGCTCCACTCCCACGTCCACAAAAGCACCAAACTGGGTTACGTTGGTCACAGCACCTGCATCTCGGAATAGTTACAATAAGTTCTAACTTCAACTTGGTCTTGCTGCACCCACTAACCTGTGACTACATCTCCTATGCTCAGATCATCCAGCCGTGTTAGGCCCTGTTTGAAGAGAGGCCGCTTGTCTAGATCAGCTCGATAATCTTGAAGCAATTCGCGCTGTAGGGCAACCAGTAGAAATTCCAACTGAAACAGCAGAATcaattttaaacatatttagTAATTCAGTTATTAATTAGCACAGAAGAAAGGATTATGCTCAGTACTCGGATCAATAAATATGGATCAAGTcttttgatattattattttctaaA is from Drosophila suzukii chromosome 3, CBGP_Dsuzu_IsoJpt1.0, whole genome shotgun sequence and encodes:
- the Efa6 gene encoding PH and SEC7 domain-containing protein isoform X3 is translated as MSEELKVVLRRSEQHSGFGFSLLGTTGPPHVIYDIVENSPAADCGAVEAGDVILKVNGTDVHRYTTKEVLKCLRLSEQLVTLELKRDPKLKARIKEQLANTQSPHYVDIESPNIYDYHSNSTNSSPNHRANAGGKGAATTTPSQSGLRYKSPTHLPSLRQNSSPLLASGSTTTTTTATHTHTHSRNSSASSTKIKVVETSITTSTTGIVGLASPTGSAGGGVCGGEATSPTFRPSRIPQALTKCAVPKPVPVLHSPQNKRPRPSQIPTKAANGNGNGHTAQLPPQSLQHSNSYSGSPVTRQRFTDREQEREPEPNSAPPQPAKAPRFEAYMMTGDLILNLSRTPQTSNPLPAQAKKVDSLRDSPSRLVNARINGALAPRASGESSPTSSSSVDSPTNTSSDSVKREAKLLRKQQQQQQQQQQQQQPHQQQQQRDSINNSYNRKDSLTNDTLLMCEELEPDEEGEYVLEEDNKQQRQRQQQHRYRQQQNQQRYEYYQNDDELEEQEEVEEREEDQTHYDITNIDTYQSGMGRGDEDDSDRQCLVDDDDDDDAYDEEENDAGDEDYSTNSLGSGSAKQRLRALKQRTATRQQQRNRDAVDCAGRSGSGSSSTTVKSEAGGLGLDETSFSVPTSPISLSTPLIDKETANSVPTSPEPSSLVPESSSGAGAGAVVVRRHNGHVVRKCDAAGFRTSKSEDHLQQIQREGIAAVIPIDIDEDVNSSLNTLLDTRQDSEDSQASDRDRIVWTYNAPLQPHQLAALQRQQQQQEQQFQQQQQQLQQQHQQQLQQQQQQQQQQQQQQQLYGQQSHSNSHSSSISSSPQHSAVGSPASPTSVSSSVMSSSGSKGALGLGSSSNGPMAAVQQQQQQREQGGQVAHPPSGIPGLLSCPGGGPGNNGGGGGICGGGGGGNNDQSVSEAISNISSPDYQDDDNLLSSRDILGGMVLSDPSDSDSTILVSDAAAQQRQQLKQQLRAQQQQQRERDRERERDRDRDREQSEHKVVIQVRGLDSNSSGGGNGRSEEDVVTLTEEPLGTMAIGMRDASPPVSDDGSDVESLHSYHYSPKAVDMPSAIRLAKRLYSLDGFKKSDVSRHLSKNNDFSRAVADEYLKHFTFEKKSLDQALREFLQQFSLSGETQERERVLVHFSKRFLDCNPGTFNSQDAVHTLTCAIMLLNTDLHGQNMNRKMSCAEFVDNLADLNDGENFPKDVLKSLYQAIKTKPLEWALDEEAGDLQQQRANNSALGNVGQNPFLDPPELATAVEYKKGYVMRKCCYDSSYKKTPFGKRSWKMFYCTLRDLVLYLHKDEHGFRKSQMSDNLHNAIRIHHALATKANDYTKKQHVFRLQTADQAEYLFQTSDSKELQSWVETINYVCAAISAPPLEGGVGSQKRFQRPLLPSKQSKLLLKEQLDSHEVQLAQLDQELNEHKKGPIPSKGLALQNYKEKESYLQYELRRYRTYVSILSAKMLADQQQLELQALQPTPAAHEEEADTFPVGTTACPPTTPQSINQKDLQKEQQQQQPTNRWFDVFCCCSPLWRHLIHSKSH
- the Efa6 gene encoding PH and SEC7 domain-containing protein isoform X4 gives rise to the protein MSEELKVVLRRSEQHSGFGFSLLGTTGPPHVIYDIVENSPAADCGAVEAGDVILKVNGTDVHRYTTKEVLKCLRLSEQLVTLELKRDPKLKARIKEQLANTQSPHYVDIESPNIYDYHSNSTNSSPNHRANAGGKGAATTTPSQSGLRYKSPTHLPSLRQNSSPLLASGSTTTTTTATHTHTHSRNSSASSTKIKVVETSITTSTTGIVGLASPTGSAGGGVCGGEATSPTFRPSRIPQALTKCAVPKPVPVLHSPQNKRPRPSQIPTKAANGNGNGHTAQLPPQSLQHSNSYSGSPVTRQRFTDREQEREPEPNSAPPQPAKAPRFEAYMMTGDLILNLSRTPQTSNPLPAQAKKVDSLRDSPSRLVNARINGALAPRASGESSPTSSSSVDSPTNTSSDSVKREAKLLRKQQQQQQQQQQQQQPHQQQQQRDSINNSYNRKDSLTNDTLLMCEELEPDEEGEYVLEEDNKQQRQRQQQHRYRQQQNQQRYEYYQNDDELEEQEEVEEREEDQTHYDITNIDTYQSGMGRGDEDDSDRQCLVDDDDDDDAYDEEENDAGDEDYSTNSLGSGSAKQRLRALKQRTATRQQQRNRDAVDCAGRSGSGSSSTTVKSEAGGLGLDETSFSVPTSPISLSTPLIDKETANSVPTSPEPSSLVPESSSGAGAGAVVVRRHNGHVVRKCDAAGFRTSKSEDHLQQIQREGIAAVIPIDIDEDVNSSLNTLLDTRQDSEDSQASDRDRIVWTYNAPLQPHQLAALQRQQQQQEQQFQQQQQQLQQQHQQQLQQQQQQQQQQQQQQQLYGQQSHSNSHSSSISSSPQHSAVGSPASPTSVSSSVMSSSGSKGALGLGSSSNGPMAAVQQQQQQREQGGQVAHPPSGIPGLLSCPGGGPGNNGGGGGICGGGGGGNNDQSVSEAISNISSPDYQDDDNLLSSRDILGGMVLSDPSDSDSTILVSDAAAQQRQQLKQQLRAQQQQQRERDRERERDRDRDREQSEHKVVIQVRGLDSNSSGGGNGRSEEDVVTLTEEPLGTMAIGMRDASPPVSDDGSDVESLHSYHYSPKAVDMPSAIRLAKRLYSLDGFKKSDVSRHLSKNNDFSRAVADEYLKHFTFEKKSLDQALREFLQQFSLSGETQERERVLVHFSKRFLDCNPGTFNSQDAVHTLTCAIMLLNTDLHGQNMNRKMSCAEFVDNLADLNDGENFPKDVLKSLYQAIKTKPLEWALDEEAGDLQQQRANNSALGNVGQNPFLDPPELATAVEYKKGYVMRKCCYDSSYKKTPFGKRSWKMFYCTLRDLVLYLHKDEHGFRKSQMSDNLHNAIRIHHALATKANDYTKKQHVFRLQTADQAEYLFQTSDSKELQSWVETINYVCAAISAPPLEGGVGSQKRFQRPLLPSKQSKLLLKEQLDSHEVQLAQLDQELNEHKKGPIPSKGLALQNYKEKESYLQYELRRYRTYVSILSAKMLADQQQLELQALQPTPAAHEEEADTFPVGTTACPPTTPQSINQKDLQKEQQQQQPTNRKEKKKK